From the Hylaeus volcanicus isolate JK05 chromosome 4, UHH_iyHylVolc1.0_haploid, whole genome shotgun sequence genome, one window contains:
- the LOC128874581 gene encoding peptide deformylase, mitochondrial-like isoform X2, with protein sequence MIVATFNCSYIINRCVSNVRTNSARYLSFKTVRKTVTNYFRSEDPKPPYNHIVQVGDPVLRTKATPVDKNVIDTGEFQKVLDQLTDVMRRYAMVALSAPQIGLPWQIFAIELTDKSLRKVNNELRDICEMEPIPLMYFINPKMAIRNPMEVVLNEICGSIVGFTAEVSRAKEVEINALNRIGEPFSWHAKGWAARIAQHEFDHLQDGSSHI encoded by the exons ATGATCGTCGCAACGTTTAATTGTTCTTACATAATCAATCGGTGTGTATCGAATGTCAGGACTAATAGTGCCCGTTACCTCAGCTTCAAAACAGTTAGAAAAACTGTTACTAATTATTTTCGATCTGAGGATCCAAAGCCTCCTTACAATCACATCGTTCAAGTTGGCGACCCTGTCTTACGGACGAAAGCGACGCCAGtggataaaaatgtaattgataCGGGGGAATTTCAAAAG gTACTAGATCAGTTAACCGATGTAATGAGAAGGTATGCTATGGTGGCACTATCTGCGCCACAAATTGGTCTTCCTTGGCAAATATTTGCTATTGAATTAACGGATAAAAGTTTACGCAAGGTCAATAACGAGCTTCGAGATATCTGCGAAATGGAGCCGATTCCGTTAATGTATTTCATTAATCCAAAAATGGCGATTCGGAATCCGATGGAAGTTGTGCTTAATGAAATATGTGGAAGTATTGTGGGGTTTACAGCGGAAGTTTCGAGAGCGAAAGAAGTGGAAATCAATGCTCTTAATAGAATTGGTGAACCGTTTTCATGGCATGCGAAAGGATGGGCAGCCAGAATCGCTCAACACGAGTTCGATCATTTACAA